The Zootoca vivipara chromosome 16, rZooViv1.1, whole genome shotgun sequence genome has a segment encoding these proteins:
- the AP1M2 gene encoding AP-1 complex subunit mu-2 yields MSASAVFILDLKGKPLISRNYKGDVSMSEIDYFMPLLMQKEEESALTPLLSRGKVHFLWIKHSNIYLVALTMKNANASLVYSFLYKVVEVFSEYFKELEEESIRDNFVIVYELLDELMDFGFPQTTDSKILQEYITQQGNKLDTGKSRVPPTVTNAVSWRSEGIKYKKNEVFIDVIESVNLLVNANGSVLLSEIVGSIKLKVFLSGMPELRLGLNDRVLFEITGRGKSKSVELEDVKFHQCVRLSRFDNDRTISFIPPDGDFELMSYRLNTQVKPLIWIESVIEKFSHSRVEIMVKAKGQFKKQSVANGVEIFVPVPSDADSPKFKTSIGSAKYQPEKNVVVWSIKSFPGGKEYLMRAHFGLPSVENEELEGRPPISVRFEIPYFTVSGIQVRYMKIIEKSGYQALPWVRYITQSGDYQLRTH; encoded by the exons ATGTCCGCCTCGGCAGTTTTTATCCTTGACCTGAAAGGCAAG CCACTCATCAGCCGCAACTACAAAGGAGATGTGAGCATGTCAGAGATTGACTACTTCATGCCGCTCTTGAtgcagaaggaggaagaaagtgCCTTGACGCCACTCCTGTCCCGCGGAAAAGTGCATTTCCTTTGGATCAAGCACAGCAACATTTACT TGGTGGCCTTAACCATGAAGAATGCCAATGCCTCACTGGTGTATTCCTTTCTCTATAAAGTGGTAGAG GTCTTTTCTGAATATTTCAAAGAGCTGGAAGAAGAGAGCATCCGCGACAATTTTGTCATTGTGTATGAACTGCTGGATGAGCTTATGGAttttgggtttccccagacaacAGATAGTAAAATTTTGCAGGA GTACATCACTCAACAGGGCAACAAGCTCGACACAGGCAAATCTCGTGTTCCACCCACCGTCACCAATGCAGTCTCCTGGAGGTCGGAGGGCATCAAATATAAGAAGAACGAAGTCTTCATTGATGTCATTGAATCTGTCAATCTGCTG GTTAATGCCAATGGGAGTGTCCTGCTGAGTGAGATTGTGGGCTCCATCAAGCTGAAAGTCTTCCTCTCCGGCATGCCAGAGCTGCGTTTGGGCCTCAACGACAGGGTGCTCTTTGAGATCACAGGAC GTGGAAAAAGTAAGTCTGTGGAGCTGGAGGACGTCAAGTTCCATCAATGCGTGCGGCTGTCACGTTTTGACAATGACCGGACCATCTCCTTTATCCCACCTGATGGAGATTTTGAGCTCATGTCCTATCGGCTGAACACACAG GTGAAGCCCCTCATCTGGATAGAGTCTGTCATTGAGAAGTTCTCTCACAGCCGAGTGGAGATTATGGTGAAG GCAAAGGGCCAATTCAAGAAGCAATCTGTGGCCAATGGAGTAGAGATATTTGTCCCGGTCCCGAGTGATGCCGACTCGCCCAAGTTCAAAACCAGCATCGGCAGCGCAAAATACCAGCCTGAGAAGAATGTTGTCGTCTGGAGCATCAAGTCGTTCccg GGTGGCAAGGAGTACTTGATGAGAGCCCACTTTGGGCTGCCCAGTGTTGAGAATGAGGAGCTGGAGGGACGTCCGCCCATCTCAGTCCGTTTTGAGATCCCCTACTTCACAGTCTCTGGGATACAG GTGCGGTACATGAAGATAATTGAGAAGAGTGGGTACCAGGCTCTGCCGTGGGTCCGCTACATCACCCAGAGTGGGG ATTACCAGCTCCGGACACATTAG